The window TATTTTTAATTATATTGAAATATTCTATAATCGAAAGAGACGTCACTCAACACTGGGGTATCTTTCTCCAGTATCTTATGAGCTCGAATCTATGGTAGCCTAACCTAACTTAGTGTCCTTAAATTCGGGGGAAGTCCAAAAGAGATATTAGATAGACTATAACAAACAGTTTTATTAGATGAAAAAACATATAACCATACGCTGCACATGAACGAGTGCCACAGGACGTTTTTTGAGTATGTGTTTGGTTTACGAAATGCAAACTGGTTTTTGGCTGGCTGACGTTATTCATGGCACTCGTCAGCGAGCTTATCGTTTCACATACATATCGCGATGGTCGGATAAGGATTATTAGCGCGCGTCTTATAACACGCCAGGAGAGGAGGATTTATGAAGAAGGTTAAACTTGAAGAGTTGCGTCCTGAATATCGTCGTGAGGATTTGGGTACCGGTGTCCGCGGCAAATATTTTGAGGCTTATAGGAAGGGCACCAATTTGGTTCTTCTTAGCCCTGATGTGGCAAAGGCCTTTCCTACAGAAGAAGCCGTAAATGATGCGCTTCGATCCCTTATAAATATTGCACAGAAATCGATTGACCTGACAAAGCGCTCTATCCGACGCATTAAAGCTCACGGCTGATAGCTCTTTATTGTTGAAGTTGTAGGAAAAGGTATAATTTTTCAAATGCAGCCTAAAAAACAACTCCTCCTCATAGATGGCACAGCGTATATCTACAGGGCATTTCATGCCATTCCGCATCTTTCCAATTCCAAGGGTATTCCCACAA of the Deltaproteobacteria bacterium genome contains:
- a CDS encoding IS3 family transposase is translated as IFNYIEIFYNRKRRHSTLGYLSPVSYELESMVA